A window of Chloroflexota bacterium contains these coding sequences:
- a CDS encoding DUF255 domain-containing protein translates to MPNRLAHENSPYLLQHATNPVDWYP, encoded by the coding sequence ATGCCCAACCGACTAGCCCACGAAAATTCCCCTTATCTGCTTCAACATGCCACCAATCCGGTAGACTGGTACCC